From Denitrovibrio acetiphilus DSM 12809, the proteins below share one genomic window:
- the nikB gene encoding nickel ABC transporter permease — protein sequence MAAFILKRIGLLIPIMFAVSVIVFGVLRLGPIDPALAYLLNSRIPPTQEALEVTRVELGLNKPLVEQYVHWLKNAAVLDFGKSYTTKRDVFGDLMYYFPTTLKLACTSMLVVILLSIPMGIAAALRRNRIFDNIVKLISFIGVSTPSFWLGFILMYFFAVKLQLLPAFGEHGVLSYIMPILTLSFMSIAINTRLTRTSFLEHFNQRSVTYARVMGVSEKKIVSKYTLKNSMLPIVTSFGMHFGELLGGAVVVETLFAWPGVGRYVVSSIHNHDYPVIQCFMILMTAIFVIMNLATDIVYAYLNPKIRYEK from the coding sequence ATGGCTGCATTTATACTTAAGCGTATAGGGTTACTGATACCGATTATGTTTGCCGTTTCTGTTATAGTCTTTGGTGTTCTGAGGCTGGGGCCTATTGATCCGGCTCTTGCCTATCTGCTTAATTCCAGAATACCTCCCACACAGGAGGCTCTGGAGGTTACAAGAGTTGAGCTGGGGCTTAATAAACCCCTTGTTGAACAGTATGTCCATTGGCTTAAAAATGCTGCAGTTCTTGATTTCGGCAAGTCGTATACTACGAAGCGGGATGTTTTTGGGGATTTGATGTACTACTTCCCGACGACCCTTAAGCTGGCGTGTACTTCAATGCTTGTAGTTATACTGCTGAGTATACCTATGGGGATTGCTGCTGCTCTTCGGCGTAACCGTATTTTTGACAATATCGTAAAACTCATTTCATTTATTGGTGTGTCGACACCGAGTTTCTGGCTTGGGTTTATTCTGATGTATTTCTTTGCTGTGAAGCTACAGCTTTTACCCGCTTTCGGCGAACATGGTGTTCTGAGCTACATAATGCCCATACTGACACTTTCTTTTATGTCTATCGCTATAAATACCCGTCTGACTAGGACAAGCTTTCTGGAGCACTTTAATCAGAGGTCTGTGACTTATGCACGGGTTATGGGTGTTAGCGAAAAGAAGATCGTCAGCAAATATACGCTGAAGAATTCTATGCTTCCTATAGTCACATCATTTGGGATGCATTTTGGCGAGCTTCTGGGGGGAGCGGTGGTTGTTGAAACACTTTTTGCATGGCCTGGGGTTGGGCGTTATGTTGTTAGCTCTATACATAACCATGACTATCCGGTTATTCAGTGTTTTATGATACTGATGACAGCAATATTTGTAATAATGAATCTGGCTACAGATATCGTGTATGCGTATCTGAACCCAAAGATAAGATATGAAAAATGA
- the nikA gene encoding nickel ABC transporter substrate-binding protein produces the protein MFKKVLLSIALILSSFMFSFAGQKDTLVTAWPVNVGAGNPHLYTPNQMFAQVMIYDALVRYDGKDIEPSLAESWEISPDGLTYTFYLRNGVTFSDGTTFNAEAVAMNFQAIMANASRHGWLALVSMIESWEAKNDQTFVMHLKRPYSLTLQELSLPRPFRILAPSGFIDNEAETSKGIKKPIGTGPWVLKETRLGQYDLFVRNESYWGAKPEYSKLLVKVLPDPHSRVVALETGEVDILLGDGSFTLENFVRLQKNPQFVTAKSGSRNTNMLALNSNRGATKELNVRRAIMHAVNKDAIVKYILLDLEKRADTLYSESLQYCGLGLQPYGYDKAKSVQLLEDAGWKLKGTYREKGGMTLSLDLHYIGTDPKQKALAEAIQADLLKVGIKINLRAEENTIFYSLQANGNFDMIFNKTWGPPFEPGSFTASMRKPSHADYQVQAGLSEKAEIDDNISKLLVSTDEADIKKRYRYVLSTLHKEAVYLPISYGLDLAVYNKNRISNFEFGEMTTEFMFHKMSVSE, from the coding sequence ATGTTTAAGAAAGTGCTGTTATCTATTGCACTGATTCTATCTTCCTTCATGTTCTCGTTTGCAGGGCAGAAGGACACTCTTGTAACTGCATGGCCTGTTAATGTCGGCGCAGGTAATCCGCATTTATACACTCCAAATCAGATGTTCGCTCAGGTTATGATTTATGATGCCCTGGTCAGGTATGACGGGAAAGATATAGAGCCGTCTCTGGCAGAGAGCTGGGAAATTTCCCCTGACGGGCTGACTTATACATTTTATCTTCGAAACGGTGTCACCTTCTCAGACGGGACAACATTCAACGCAGAAGCAGTTGCTATGAATTTTCAGGCTATAATGGCAAATGCTTCCAGACACGGCTGGCTGGCACTTGTGAGCATGATAGAAAGCTGGGAGGCAAAGAATGATCAGACTTTCGTTATGCACCTGAAAAGACCTTACAGTCTGACATTGCAGGAGCTTAGTCTCCCAAGACCGTTCAGGATACTTGCACCGTCTGGGTTTATTGATAATGAAGCAGAAACCAGCAAAGGGATAAAAAAGCCTATCGGAACAGGTCCATGGGTTCTCAAAGAAACAAGACTTGGTCAATATGACCTTTTTGTCCGTAATGAGAGCTATTGGGGAGCTAAACCTGAATACTCAAAGTTGCTGGTGAAAGTTTTGCCTGATCCGCACAGCAGGGTAGTTGCCCTCGAAACCGGAGAGGTTGACATACTCCTTGGTGATGGAAGTTTTACACTGGAAAATTTTGTACGGCTTCAGAAAAATCCGCAATTTGTTACCGCTAAATCAGGTTCCAGAAATACTAATATGCTTGCTCTGAACTCGAACAGAGGGGCAACAAAGGAACTGAATGTCAGAAGAGCTATCATGCATGCTGTTAATAAAGATGCAATTGTTAAATATATTCTCCTTGATCTGGAAAAGAGAGCAGACACCCTTTACAGTGAATCACTGCAATACTGCGGGCTGGGACTTCAGCCTTATGGATATGATAAAGCGAAATCTGTGCAGCTCCTTGAGGATGCCGGATGGAAATTAAAAGGAACATACAGAGAGAAGGGGGGGATGACTCTTTCCCTTGACCTGCATTATATCGGAACTGACCCCAAGCAGAAAGCCCTTGCCGAAGCTATTCAGGCTGACCTGCTGAAAGTAGGAATTAAAATCAATCTGCGGGCAGAGGAGAATACTATATTCTATAGCCTTCAGGCTAACGGCAACTTCGATATGATATTTAATAAAACATGGGGACCTCCTTTCGAACCGGGTTCTTTCACTGCGTCAATGAGAAAACCTTCCCATGCAGATTATCAGGTTCAGGCTGGGCTGAGTGAAAAGGCTGAAATAGATGATAATATCAGCAAACTACTTGTTTCCACTGACGAAGCTGACATTAAAAAGCGCTACAGATATGTATTGTCAACACTGCATAAAGAAGCTGTTTATCTGCCTATAAGTTATGGGCTTGATCTTGCTGTGTATAACAAAAACCGCATCAGCAATTTTGAATTCGGTGAGATGACTACTGAATTTATGTTTCATAAAATGAGCGTTTCAGAATAA
- a CDS encoding SphA family protein yields the protein MKVTNLSSIFAKSFITAALFAFITFIPVLSNADQHYGIGSEGLKAGTVPGPGFYYLMYNNYYTSDTMTDSSGDDSNIGFDISVIANVNRFVYITDKKILGADYGFQLIVPFVYTDLEIKAAGVDDDDFSLSDITVEPLILSWHGAQYDAVFGTALFVPTGEYDKNSSVNIGQDHYTVMLSQGITYYIGEGKGWNISYIARYEKHLENRDLDITYGDDFSVDWGIGKTINKFYDIGLIGYSHWQVTDDDGDDAAADSVKDQVHAIGLEAGVFFPDNSFGVKVKYQNEFYAEDRAKGHSFWIDIVKPF from the coding sequence ATGAAAGTAACTAACCTTAGCAGTATTTTTGCAAAAAGTTTTATTACCGCGGCACTGTTTGCATTCATAACATTTATTCCGGTGCTTTCTAATGCAGACCAGCACTATGGAATAGGTTCCGAAGGGCTTAAGGCGGGCACAGTACCCGGCCCCGGTTTTTATTATCTTATGTACAACAATTATTACACTTCGGACACCATGACTGACAGCAGTGGGGATGATTCTAATATCGGTTTTGATATCAGCGTTATTGCGAACGTCAACCGTTTTGTTTATATCACAGATAAGAAGATTCTGGGAGCTGACTACGGCTTTCAGCTTATAGTACCTTTTGTTTATACAGATCTAGAAATCAAGGCTGCTGGAGTTGACGACGATGACTTCAGCCTGAGTGATATCACTGTGGAACCGCTTATCCTTTCATGGCACGGTGCCCAGTATGATGCTGTCTTTGGTACAGCACTGTTTGTTCCTACCGGCGAGTATGATAAAAACAGCTCTGTAAATATCGGACAGGATCACTATACTGTCATGCTTTCACAGGGGATTACATATTACATCGGAGAAGGTAAAGGGTGGAATATAAGCTACATAGCCAGATACGAAAAGCATCTTGAAAACCGTGATCTGGATATTACTTATGGTGATGATTTCAGTGTTGACTGGGGTATCGGCAAGACAATTAATAAATTCTATGATATCGGTCTGATAGGGTACTCACACTGGCAGGTTACTGACGACGACGGAGACGATGCTGCTGCTGATTCTGTGAAAGATCAAGTTCATGCCATAGGTTTAGAGGCTGGGGTGTTTTTCCCGGACAACAGTTTCGGAGTCAAAGTTAAGTATCAGAATGAATTCTACGCCGAAGACAGAGCAAAAGGGCATTCTTTCTGGATTGATATAGTTAAACCATTTTAA
- a CDS encoding cytochrome c3 family protein, translated as MINKLALLAAIASIFAFSAVSFAGETGGCAEVCHIIKPYDEGLKDETLLVHKHFNAGIGCVDCHERTEETRKTEEQLYKNGEYDDPMFTREYESDFCFSCHGSYKELAERTEHLTEEWGRNPHESHLNEPDCYICHKVHQKSTFVCSECHIADWRGRLPEGWEPK; from the coding sequence ATGATAAACAAATTAGCTCTGCTGGCTGCGATAGCTTCTATATTTGCTTTCAGTGCTGTGTCCTTTGCCGGAGAAACGGGAGGATGTGCAGAAGTCTGTCATATTATCAAACCATATGACGAAGGTTTAAAGGACGAAACGTTACTCGTGCATAAGCATTTTAATGCCGGGATAGGTTGTGTTGACTGCCATGAGAGAACAGAGGAAACAAGAAAAACAGAGGAACAACTCTATAAAAATGGTGAGTACGACGACCCTATGTTTACACGGGAATATGAATCTGATTTCTGCTTTAGCTGTCATGGAAGCTATAAAGAGCTGGCGGAACGGACAGAACATCTGACAGAAGAGTGGGGGCGCAACCCTCATGAATCTCACCTGAACGAGCCTGATTGCTACATCTGCCACAAGGTGCACCAGAAATCTACTTTTGTATGTTCTGAGTGTCACATAGCAGACTGGAGGGGAAGACTGCCCGAAGGGTGGGAACCTAAATGA
- a CDS encoding FAD-dependent oxidoreductase: MSKKGKSDLSRRSFLKTGAAGAAVVAASAAFPGSAVAGGDAIGKPVEQCHTWSWEAPVKPIPERHVKNTVKSDVIVIGAGLSGLAAAISAAENGASVQLVDKNPSWAARGGHITAFGSKLQRKMGIDNDYRQIIRDWIAWAQGRIDEDLLWLFARKSGACMDWAIDISEKYNLQVTMWEGYYKGPDYTEYPVTHIFHEKDADLSYVYGNSKGIGNVTLVPAFEKEAKAQGVHFNYKMPAVQIIRDEQGNLQGIYAGKPGRYTRFLADKVIIATGDYASNRELIQRYSPFTLNADAQIYFPNKCNTGDGIIMAMQAGGAMQRYEPHAAVIHLEAGAASYGFLHVNALGDRFKNEDVNTQSKSCTKELEPDGIAWTIYDKDWADQVKYQVDNNLGGGLFYGQMWQPWGKGWNKEVEIMTQKAHIKDGKVLVANSIEELASKMNVPVENLKKTVARYNELYKMQDDPDYGKRKELLTPIVKPPFYAGKLASTVLTMCGGLRTDTSLQVLDSDGDPIKGLYVVGAAQGEFFANDYPTICPGIGHGRCLTFGRMAGMLAAGKNPEKLIPSIDL, encoded by the coding sequence ATGAGTAAGAAAGGTAAATCAGATCTTTCAAGAAGAAGTTTTCTTAAAACCGGCGCTGCCGGTGCCGCAGTTGTTGCTGCTTCTGCTGCTTTTCCAGGTTCTGCTGTTGCGGGTGGTGATGCAATAGGCAAGCCAGTAGAACAGTGCCATACATGGAGCTGGGAAGCTCCTGTTAAGCCTATTCCGGAAAGGCACGTTAAAAATACTGTGAAGTCAGATGTGATAGTTATAGGCGCCGGACTTTCCGGTCTGGCTGCTGCAATATCTGCCGCTGAAAACGGGGCAAGTGTTCAGCTTGTAGACAAAAACCCTTCATGGGCTGCGAGAGGCGGACACATTACTGCTTTCGGAAGTAAACTCCAGAGAAAAATGGGGATCGATAATGATTACCGTCAGATTATACGTGACTGGATAGCATGGGCTCAGGGGCGTATTGACGAAGACCTTCTCTGGCTTTTCGCAAGAAAAAGCGGTGCGTGTATGGACTGGGCAATTGATATTTCTGAAAAGTATAATCTGCAGGTAACAATGTGGGAAGGTTACTACAAGGGACCTGACTATACAGAATATCCTGTGACACACATTTTCCATGAGAAAGATGCTGACCTGAGCTATGTTTATGGCAATTCCAAAGGGATAGGCAATGTTACACTTGTTCCCGCATTCGAGAAAGAAGCTAAAGCACAGGGAGTTCATTTTAACTATAAAATGCCTGCTGTGCAGATTATCAGAGATGAACAGGGGAATCTTCAGGGGATTTATGCTGGTAAACCCGGAAGGTACACAAGGTTTCTTGCTGACAAAGTCATTATTGCAACAGGTGATTACGCCTCGAACAGAGAGCTTATACAGCGCTATTCACCTTTTACCCTTAATGCTGATGCGCAGATATATTTTCCTAATAAATGCAACACAGGTGACGGCATCATCATGGCTATGCAGGCTGGTGGCGCTATGCAGAGGTATGAACCCCATGCTGCCGTTATCCACCTTGAAGCCGGCGCAGCCAGCTATGGTTTTCTGCACGTAAATGCACTCGGTGACAGATTTAAAAACGAAGATGTTAATACCCAGTCAAAAAGCTGTACCAAGGAGCTTGAGCCGGACGGCATAGCATGGACCATCTATGACAAGGACTGGGCTGATCAGGTTAAGTATCAGGTTGACAACAATCTCGGCGGCGGGCTCTTCTATGGTCAGATGTGGCAGCCTTGGGGTAAGGGGTGGAATAAAGAAGTTGAGATCATGACACAGAAAGCACACATAAAAGACGGTAAGGTCCTTGTGGCAAACAGTATAGAGGAACTTGCATCTAAGATGAATGTGCCTGTGGAAAATCTCAAAAAGACAGTGGCAAGGTATAACGAACTTTATAAAATGCAGGATGATCCTGACTATGGTAAACGCAAAGAGCTGCTGACCCCTATCGTTAAACCTCCGTTTTATGCAGGCAAGCTCGCAAGTACTGTGCTTACAATGTGCGGCGGTCTGCGTACTGACACAAGCCTTCAGGTTCTTGACAGTGACGGCGACCCTATCAAAGGTCTTTATGTTGTCGGTGCTGCTCAGGGTGAATTCTTTGCCAATGATTATCCTACTATATGTCCGGGGATAGGTCATGGACGTTGTCTGACATTTGGTCGTATGGCTGGGATGCTTGCAGCGGGTAAAAATCCTGAAAAGCTTATTCCGTCAATTGACTTATAA
- a CDS encoding sigma-54-dependent Fis family transcriptional regulator — translation MNLGNRNISELLKVNPETKIITFLDRRVLIDDSISQGLLRKELIQIFGKYGAKNVLTRYGYAHGWRTAEMLKKESPDLFYGSHGGAYLHMLYGIVFTTRLEQTDGMGDAPLIHSKLEYSYEAEQHILHFGVADEPICWTLTGFASGYESFKNSRDVYFIETKCVGKGDDYCEIEGRFAEKWGDDLTEHLPFYGMASTNDILQELSSQIHFSEKKLIETKNKLKNLELKKNCSGGMVVRSKKMQEVTDLAHRAARVNTTILICGESGVGKEVLARYIHSKSPDSDKPFVAVNCGAFSESLLESELFGHAKGSFTGAEKEHKGLFEEAEGGTLFLDEIGETSKNMQVKLLRVIQEKEIRRVGENQPRKINLRIISATNKNLEKEVQEGNFRKDLFYRLNVINIKIPPLCQRTEDILPLAHCFIKSAAEEMNVQVTGIAPSASEALLRYNWPGNVRELHNVIHRAAALADSSMIEENDLPPELLTSCSAPSTPISLAEMEKEHIRNCLIINNGDKKRTAQTLNIGIATLYRKIKEYQL, via the coding sequence ATGAACTTAGGTAACAGAAACATATCTGAACTCTTAAAAGTCAATCCGGAAACAAAGATAATAACCTTTCTCGACAGGCGAGTTTTAATTGATGACAGCATATCGCAGGGACTTTTGCGTAAGGAGCTGATACAGATATTCGGCAAATACGGTGCGAAAAATGTCCTTACCAGATACGGCTACGCCCACGGGTGGCGCACAGCGGAAATGCTGAAAAAAGAGTCCCCTGACCTTTTCTACGGCTCTCACGGAGGAGCTTACCTGCATATGCTATACGGAATCGTTTTCACCACCAGGCTGGAACAAACAGACGGAATGGGCGATGCTCCTCTCATTCATTCAAAGCTGGAGTATTCGTATGAAGCCGAACAGCACATTCTGCACTTCGGCGTTGCTGATGAACCCATATGCTGGACACTTACAGGCTTTGCCAGCGGATATGAATCTTTTAAGAACAGCCGTGATGTGTATTTCATTGAGACCAAATGCGTTGGAAAAGGGGACGACTACTGCGAAATTGAGGGGAGATTTGCGGAAAAATGGGGGGACGATCTTACAGAACATCTGCCATTTTACGGCATGGCTTCCACAAATGACATTCTTCAGGAGCTTTCATCTCAGATACATTTCTCTGAGAAAAAACTTATTGAAACAAAAAATAAACTTAAAAACCTTGAACTAAAAAAGAACTGCTCCGGAGGGATGGTTGTCCGCAGTAAAAAAATGCAGGAGGTCACTGACCTTGCCCACAGAGCAGCCAGAGTAAACACCACCATACTGATCTGCGGCGAAAGCGGTGTGGGAAAGGAAGTTCTTGCCAGATATATACACAGCAAATCGCCAGACTCAGACAAACCTTTTGTCGCTGTTAACTGTGGAGCATTTTCTGAAAGCCTGCTGGAATCAGAACTATTCGGTCATGCAAAAGGTTCCTTCACAGGTGCGGAAAAAGAACATAAAGGACTTTTCGAAGAAGCAGAAGGGGGAACACTCTTTCTGGATGAAATAGGCGAAACATCAAAAAACATGCAGGTCAAACTGCTCAGGGTTATTCAAGAGAAAGAGATACGCCGGGTCGGTGAAAATCAGCCGAGAAAAATCAACCTCAGAATCATATCTGCAACCAACAAAAATCTTGAAAAAGAAGTTCAGGAAGGAAATTTCAGAAAAGATCTTTTTTACAGACTAAACGTAATTAACATTAAGATCCCCCCTCTGTGTCAAAGAACAGAAGATATCCTCCCACTTGCACATTGTTTTATAAAAAGCGCAGCAGAGGAGATGAATGTACAGGTGACCGGAATAGCTCCTTCAGCATCAGAAGCTTTACTCAGATACAACTGGCCTGGCAATGTACGGGAGCTGCATAACGTTATCCACAGAGCAGCAGCACTTGCTGATTCGTCGATGATTGAAGAAAATGATCTGCCGCCTGAGTTGCTGACAAGCTGTTCAGCACCGAGTACGCCTATCAGCCTTGCCGAAATGGAAAAAGAGCATATCAGAAATTGCCTCATCATAAACAACGGAGATAAAAAAAGAACCGCTCAGACCCTCAACATAGGCATCGCCACCCTTTATCGTAAAATCAAAGAGTATCAGTTATAG
- a CDS encoding MFS transporter, which translates to MPEAERKRTYFILFVVNFLITFAFGINDSLFSLYMGEIKAGGFIIGLAFTLYSLSKISLSPLAGKLLDRHGAFRIIFSGLILYLLVSIAYYATNDKNLILIVRIMQGSACALFRPVMHYVLGSNAETGKRGKTLGTFDLSFYLALATAPVFGGIIKEYFGFSVIFIIMLICTLSAILLVLFIKNRLTISYRSDKKITSPRHTQPEQLKALYVYIFFKGWAVTSMAMLLPIYMHLIGYKESYIGLTLGLATAATAFSLPITGHLADKARKEIMLSAGGVMSGLLLIVIFSAESMDSFIVSSCMYGFVNAISQPACSSMLIESAQGNALGRSIGRFNSIMGIGASSGALVSSVLYSCSGIFTAVCLSSALSIFGGAFVMHSTSTLLQQETRKNALIR; encoded by the coding sequence ATGCCCGAAGCTGAGAGGAAGAGAACATACTTTATTTTATTTGTCGTTAACTTCCTGATAACATTTGCTTTTGGAATAAATGATTCTCTATTTTCATTATATATGGGAGAAATTAAGGCGGGCGGTTTCATAATCGGTCTGGCTTTTACTCTGTATTCACTTTCTAAAATAAGTCTCAGCCCCCTCGCTGGTAAATTACTGGACAGGCATGGAGCCTTCAGGATTATATTTTCAGGACTTATCTTATACCTGCTGGTTTCAATAGCCTACTATGCTACTAATGACAAAAATCTTATACTTATAGTAAGAATCATGCAGGGGTCGGCATGCGCTCTTTTCCGCCCTGTGATGCACTATGTCCTTGGCTCTAATGCGGAAACAGGCAAGAGAGGTAAAACACTGGGAACTTTTGATCTTTCCTTCTATCTGGCATTAGCCACTGCTCCTGTTTTTGGAGGGATTATCAAAGAATATTTCGGATTTTCCGTTATTTTTATAATAATGCTTATCTGTACATTATCAGCCATATTACTTGTGCTTTTCATTAAGAATAGACTCACCATCAGTTACCGATCAGATAAAAAAATAACATCACCCCGTCACACACAACCAGAACAGCTCAAAGCACTTTATGTATATATCTTTTTCAAAGGGTGGGCTGTAACATCAATGGCAATGCTACTGCCCATATATATGCACCTCATAGGCTATAAAGAGTCATATATAGGGCTGACACTTGGACTTGCTACCGCTGCAACAGCATTCTCTCTGCCAATTACAGGACATCTGGCAGACAAAGCAAGGAAAGAAATCATGTTATCTGCCGGAGGTGTTATGTCCGGTCTACTGCTTATTGTGATTTTTTCAGCAGAAAGTATGGATTCATTTATTGTATCATCATGTATGTACGGTTTTGTAAATGCTATATCGCAACCGGCATGTTCTTCCATGCTGATAGAATCCGCACAAGGCAATGCACTCGGCAGATCAATAGGCAGATTCAACTCTATCATGGGCATAGGAGCTTCTTCAGGAGCACTCGTAAGTTCAGTTTTATATAGCTGCTCCGGAATCTTCACCGCTGTATGCCTCTCCTCTGCCCTTAGCATATTCGGCGGAGCCTTCGTAATGCATTCCACTTCAACTTTACTTCAACAGGAAACAAGAAAAAACGCTCTAATCAGATAG
- a CDS encoding SphA family protein, with amino-acid sequence MSSINKIMLLVTLSIAALTFSFTANASEGGGSSYPNGAESIMAGAIPPPGFYFINYTNYYTADKMIDNDGDEQHVNLDLKVKANVFRFIYITDKQFLGGFIGFHTLIPLMDMDLDIMGMDDDDSGLGDITIGTNLSWHTKNWNFAAGLDITAPTGQYDKDELVNVGRNYYSIEPVLGFTYLSDGGYEASVKAMYDFNTENNDTDYQTGQEFHFDYHTGYHIGNWVAGISGYYYKQVTDDEQNGHTVDNYKGQVLAIGPALKYQYKNMSFIAKYQKETMVRNRTEGEKYWVKFIYAF; translated from the coding sequence ATGTCTTCAATAAACAAAATAATGCTTCTGGTTACACTAAGCATTGCTGCTCTGACATTCTCTTTCACAGCAAATGCCAGTGAAGGCGGCGGCAGCTCTTATCCTAACGGTGCAGAGTCCATTATGGCAGGTGCTATACCGCCACCAGGATTTTACTTCATCAACTATACGAATTACTACACCGCAGACAAGATGATTGATAACGATGGTGACGAACAGCATGTCAATCTTGATCTTAAGGTTAAAGCAAATGTTTTCAGGTTTATATACATCACTGATAAACAGTTTCTCGGCGGTTTTATAGGATTTCACACCCTTATCCCTCTTATGGATATGGATCTGGATATCATGGGAATGGACGATGACGACTCCGGACTTGGTGATATAACAATTGGGACAAACCTGTCATGGCACACAAAAAACTGGAATTTTGCCGCAGGGCTTGACATAACTGCTCCAACAGGACAATACGACAAAGATGAACTTGTAAACGTGGGGAGAAACTACTACTCGATAGAACCCGTTCTTGGCTTTACTTATCTGTCCGATGGTGGCTATGAAGCTTCTGTAAAGGCGATGTATGACTTTAATACTGAAAACAATGATACAGACTACCAAACCGGTCAGGAGTTCCACTTTGACTATCACACAGGCTACCATATCGGCAACTGGGTTGCAGGCATAAGCGGATATTACTACAAACAGGTGACAGACGATGAACAAAACGGACACACTGTAGATAACTACAAAGGTCAGGTACTTGCCATAGGACCTGCTTTGAAATATCAATACAAAAACATGAGTTTCATAGCAAAATACCAGAAAGAAACAATGGTCAGGAACAGAACAGAAGGCGAAAAATACTGGGTTAAATTCATATACGCATTCTGA
- a CDS encoding cytochrome c3 family protein: MKYILTIAAVFLFSFAAVSAGEIGFKCSECHETPQDILPDGHITKKVFEGCFDCHQTGKKVRLSNKVHAVHISFSDISGETCLSCHIEAEPGLIRVDSVNDYVIETEFGVKSFQSLYTTGKLANSHKNAGLSCGDCHATYDYDEIDNMAPKCKECHGDYPEVSKLTADAEYETNPHESHFPNLACTKCHSVHDDFKDYCSEKCHKWDFNWQQKVSAK, encoded by the coding sequence ATGAAATATATATTAACAATTGCAGCAGTATTTCTATTTTCATTCGCCGCAGTATCAGCCGGAGAAATAGGATTTAAATGCAGTGAATGCCATGAAACACCTCAGGATATCCTCCCTGATGGACATATAACGAAAAAAGTCTTTGAAGGTTGCTTTGACTGCCACCAGACAGGAAAGAAAGTCAGATTGAGCAATAAAGTTCATGCTGTTCATATATCTTTTAGTGATATATCTGGCGAAACATGTCTTTCTTGTCACATTGAAGCTGAACCTGGACTTATAAGAGTTGACTCTGTAAACGATTATGTAATTGAAACAGAATTTGGCGTAAAAAGTTTCCAATCTCTTTACACTACTGGTAAACTGGCAAATTCACACAAAAATGCAGGACTAAGCTGCGGTGACTGCCACGCAACATATGACTATGACGAAATTGACAATATGGCGCCGAAATGCAAAGAATGTCACGGGGACTATCCTGAAGTATCAAAACTCACAGCGGATGCAGAATACGAAACAAATCCGCATGAGTCACACTTTCCAAACCTTGCCTGCACAAAATGTCACAGTGTACATGATGATTTCAAGGACTATTGCTCTGAGAAATGTCACAAATGGGATTTCAATTGGCAGCAAAAAGTTTCTGCCAAATAA